Proteins from a genomic interval of Cheilinus undulatus linkage group 15, ASM1832078v1, whole genome shotgun sequence:
- the nme9 gene encoding thioredoxin domain-containing protein 6 isoform X1: protein MAGKKKEASLQMSVTNQEQWEEMLATKGLTVVDVYQQWCGPCRAVVSLLRKIKNELGDDLLHFATAEADSIDALERYRGKCEPTFLFYGGGELVVVLRGANAPLLQRAIVEELAKEKLVLERGGERSVVQDDALEDEETAEEEEVLQQTEYEENIVVPASKSYTVAIIKPDAVAHGKANEIIMKIQDAGFEILAHEERTLTEAEARDFYRHRSAEVYFEDLVQFMSSGLSHILVLSQAEDSVSVVSAWHEFIGPADIEEAKREKPESLRAQYGTQALFNAVHGSEDIDQASRELTFLFPNFRTASVTEQDGEEEHVERTLALIRPDVAKENREKILAKIYESGFTVALKREVTLTEDQVRQFYFQHIEEEFFPALLKSMTSGPVLALALTRPGAVEHWKSILGSSDVNEAGEESPEWVMMAVEDKSISSLHGSANQEDAEREISFFFPKQQTLAVIKPDATEEHKEKILEEISGRGFTVRQQKEEVLTRETAEEFYKEHREKPFFSQLVEFMCSGSCLMLVLSKENAVEDWRAMMGPTDPVQAKETSPNSLRARFASDILHNSVHGSSTEAGAEEEIRLIFGEISSDSELAGDGETDKAVSEKDEDNPTDDNSEKSRSSTEGMSENKQNKGDQDDSKPGSPQTRGDDPEDSN from the exons ATGGCGGGAAAGAAGAAAGAAGCGAGTCTGCAG ATGTCTGTCACAAACCAAGAGCAGTGGGAGGAAATGCTCGCGACCAAAGGTTTAACAG TTGTGGATGTGTACCAGCAGTGGTGTGGACCCTGTCGAGCTGTTGTTAGTCtgttaagaaaaataaagaatgagCTGGGTGATGATCTTCTACATTTTGCCACA GCAGAAGCAGACAGTATTGATGCTCTGGAGAGGTATCGAGGGAAATGTGAGCCCACCTTCCTCTTCTATGGG GGTGGAGAACTAGTGGTGGTGCTGCGAGGGGCGAATGCCCCCCTCCTTCAGAGGGCAATAGTGGAGGAACTAGCCAAGGAAAAGTTGGTCCTGGAGCGAGGTGGTGAACGCAGCGTG GTTCAAGATGATGCTCTGGAGGATGAAgagacagcagaggaggaggaggtgctTCAGCAGACAGAATATGAAGAAAACATAGTCG TTCCTGCCAGTAAATCCTACACAGTGGCCATCATCAAACCAGACGCTGTTGCTCATGGCAAGGCAAATGAGATCATTATGAAG ATTCAGGACGCTGGCTTTGAGATCCTCGCCCATGAAGAACGCACGCTGACTGAAGCGGAGGCTCGAGACTTTTACCGGCACAGATCGGCAGAG GTCTACTTTGAAGACTTAGTCCAGTTCATGTCCAGCGGCCTGTCCCATATCCTGGTGCTGTCTCAGGCCGAGGACTCAGTCAGCGTTGTATCTGCATGGCACGAGTTTATCGGCCCTGCAGACATCGAAGAAGCCAAGAGAGAAAAGCCGGAGAG CTTGCGGGCACAATACGGCACACAGGCGCTGTTCAACGCAGTGCACGGTAGTGAGGACATCGACCAGGCCAGCAGGGAGCTCACCTTCCTCTTCCCCAACTTTAGGACGGCGTCAGTGACGGAGCAGGATGGGGAGGAAGAGCATGTGGAGAGGACGCTGGCTCTTATCCGGCCTGACGTTGCCAAAGAGAACAGAG AAAAGATCCTGGCCAAGATCTATGAGTCAGGCTTCACTGTGGCTCTGAAAAGAGAGGTGACTTTAACAGAGGATCAGGTCAGACAGTTCTACTTCCAGCATATTGAGGAGGAATTCTTCCCTGCGCTGCTCAAAAGCATGACGAG TGGACCAGTACTGGCGCTGGCTCTAACCAGACCCGGGGCTGTAGAGCACTGGAAGAGCATCCTTGGTTCTTCTGATGTGAATGAAGCCGGGGAGGAGAGTCCTGAATG GGTTATGATGGCTGTGGAGGACAAATCTATCAGCTCGCTCCATGGCAGTGCAAACCAGGAAGATGCAGAACGTGAAATCAGCTTCTTCTTCCCTAAACAGCAAACACTGGCTGTGATCAAACCTGATGCCACGGAGGAACACAAAG AGAAGATTCTGGAGGAGATCAGCGGCAGAGGTTTCACTGTGAGGCAACAGAAAGAGGAGGTGCTGACGAGGGAGACGGCTGAGGAGTTTTACAAAGAGCACAGAGAGAAGCCTTTCTTCAGCCAGTTGGTTGAATTCATGTGTAG CGGATCTTGTTTGATGCTCGTTCTGTCTAAAGAAAACGCAGTGGAGGATTGGAGGGCCATGATGGGTCCCACAGACCCTGTCCAAGCTAAAGAGACATCCCCAAACTCTCTGAGGGCTCGCTTTGCCTCCGACATCCTTCACAACTCAGTCCACGGCTCCTCCACTGAGGctggagcagaggaagagataCGACTCATCTTTGGTGAAATCAGCTCAGACTCAGAGCTCGCCGGTGATGGAGAGACTGACAAGGCCGTCTCAG AAAAGGATGAAGACAATCCTACAGATGACAACTCAGAAAAGTCGAGATCTTCAACTGAAGGAATGTCtgaaaacaagcaaaacaaaG GTGACCAAGACGATTCAAAACCTGGCAGCCCACAGACAAGAGGAGACGATCCAGAGGACTCAAACTAA
- the nme9 gene encoding thioredoxin domain-containing protein 6 isoform X2, with the protein MAGKKKEASLQMSVTNQEQWEEMLATKGLTVVDVYQQWCGPCRAVVSLLRKIKNELGDDLLHFATAEADSIDALERYRGKCEPTFLFYGGGELVVVLRGANAPLLQRAIVEELAKEKLVLERGGERSVVQDDALEDEETAEEEEVLQQTEYEENIVVPASKSYTVAIIKPDAVAHGKANEIIMKVYFEDLVQFMSSGLSHILVLSQAEDSVSVVSAWHEFIGPADIEEAKREKPESLRAQYGTQALFNAVHGSEDIDQASRELTFLFPNFRTASVTEQDGEEEHVERTLALIRPDVAKENREKILAKIYESGFTVALKREVTLTEDQVRQFYFQHIEEEFFPALLKSMTSGPVLALALTRPGAVEHWKSILGSSDVNEAGEESPEWVMMAVEDKSISSLHGSANQEDAEREISFFFPKQQTLAVIKPDATEEHKEKILEEISGRGFTVRQQKEEVLTRETAEEFYKEHREKPFFSQLVEFMCSGSCLMLVLSKENAVEDWRAMMGPTDPVQAKETSPNSLRARFASDILHNSVHGSSTEAGAEEEIRLIFGEISSDSELAGDGETDKAVSEKDEDNPTDDNSEKSRSSTEGMSENKQNKGDQDDSKPGSPQTRGDDPEDSN; encoded by the exons ATGGCGGGAAAGAAGAAAGAAGCGAGTCTGCAG ATGTCTGTCACAAACCAAGAGCAGTGGGAGGAAATGCTCGCGACCAAAGGTTTAACAG TTGTGGATGTGTACCAGCAGTGGTGTGGACCCTGTCGAGCTGTTGTTAGTCtgttaagaaaaataaagaatgagCTGGGTGATGATCTTCTACATTTTGCCACA GCAGAAGCAGACAGTATTGATGCTCTGGAGAGGTATCGAGGGAAATGTGAGCCCACCTTCCTCTTCTATGGG GGTGGAGAACTAGTGGTGGTGCTGCGAGGGGCGAATGCCCCCCTCCTTCAGAGGGCAATAGTGGAGGAACTAGCCAAGGAAAAGTTGGTCCTGGAGCGAGGTGGTGAACGCAGCGTG GTTCAAGATGATGCTCTGGAGGATGAAgagacagcagaggaggaggaggtgctTCAGCAGACAGAATATGAAGAAAACATAGTCG TTCCTGCCAGTAAATCCTACACAGTGGCCATCATCAAACCAGACGCTGTTGCTCATGGCAAGGCAAATGAGATCATTATGAAG GTCTACTTTGAAGACTTAGTCCAGTTCATGTCCAGCGGCCTGTCCCATATCCTGGTGCTGTCTCAGGCCGAGGACTCAGTCAGCGTTGTATCTGCATGGCACGAGTTTATCGGCCCTGCAGACATCGAAGAAGCCAAGAGAGAAAAGCCGGAGAG CTTGCGGGCACAATACGGCACACAGGCGCTGTTCAACGCAGTGCACGGTAGTGAGGACATCGACCAGGCCAGCAGGGAGCTCACCTTCCTCTTCCCCAACTTTAGGACGGCGTCAGTGACGGAGCAGGATGGGGAGGAAGAGCATGTGGAGAGGACGCTGGCTCTTATCCGGCCTGACGTTGCCAAAGAGAACAGAG AAAAGATCCTGGCCAAGATCTATGAGTCAGGCTTCACTGTGGCTCTGAAAAGAGAGGTGACTTTAACAGAGGATCAGGTCAGACAGTTCTACTTCCAGCATATTGAGGAGGAATTCTTCCCTGCGCTGCTCAAAAGCATGACGAG TGGACCAGTACTGGCGCTGGCTCTAACCAGACCCGGGGCTGTAGAGCACTGGAAGAGCATCCTTGGTTCTTCTGATGTGAATGAAGCCGGGGAGGAGAGTCCTGAATG GGTTATGATGGCTGTGGAGGACAAATCTATCAGCTCGCTCCATGGCAGTGCAAACCAGGAAGATGCAGAACGTGAAATCAGCTTCTTCTTCCCTAAACAGCAAACACTGGCTGTGATCAAACCTGATGCCACGGAGGAACACAAAG AGAAGATTCTGGAGGAGATCAGCGGCAGAGGTTTCACTGTGAGGCAACAGAAAGAGGAGGTGCTGACGAGGGAGACGGCTGAGGAGTTTTACAAAGAGCACAGAGAGAAGCCTTTCTTCAGCCAGTTGGTTGAATTCATGTGTAG CGGATCTTGTTTGATGCTCGTTCTGTCTAAAGAAAACGCAGTGGAGGATTGGAGGGCCATGATGGGTCCCACAGACCCTGTCCAAGCTAAAGAGACATCCCCAAACTCTCTGAGGGCTCGCTTTGCCTCCGACATCCTTCACAACTCAGTCCACGGCTCCTCCACTGAGGctggagcagaggaagagataCGACTCATCTTTGGTGAAATCAGCTCAGACTCAGAGCTCGCCGGTGATGGAGAGACTGACAAGGCCGTCTCAG AAAAGGATGAAGACAATCCTACAGATGACAACTCAGAAAAGTCGAGATCTTCAACTGAAGGAATGTCtgaaaacaagcaaaacaaaG GTGACCAAGACGATTCAAAACCTGGCAGCCCACAGACAAGAGGAGACGATCCAGAGGACTCAAACTAA